The following nucleotide sequence is from Aspergillus nidulans FGSC A4 chromosome I.
AACCTCCCCAATATTGTTGGTTGATGTTCCTCCAATATGGAATCCGAGCCACTGGTTCCCCACGAGGcaccatcttcttcgcccgCCAGCAACCGCGTCTTGCTCCGCCTCTACACTTCCCACTTTCTGTCGACATGGAACTCGCGCATGTTTGAGTTTGGCGCTGTCGTGTTCCTGGCATCGATATTCCCAGGAACTCTGCTCTACGCCTCGGTGTATGCTCTAGTGCGCTCGCTATTTGCAGTGCTATTCTCGTCATGGCTTGGGTCACTTGTCGATCGAACGGATCGATTATCTGCCATTAGACATTCCATCAGTGCGTGTTTCGAGTCTTGAATTTGCTATTTTGCTTCAAATTCTGATTTCAATAGTATGGCAACGTATTCCTGTCGCGGTTTCTTGCGTTTGTCTGGGACTGCTCCTGAGATCACCGCCTGGTCATCTGTCAAGGCTGCTGTTCATCGCGCTGGTTCTGCTTGCGGGCGTCGAGAAACTAGCTGCGACTGTCAATACTGTCtcagtagagagggactgGGTATGTTTTGTATGGTTTCCAATATTCAATTGCTTGGATAACGTTCATCAGGCTGTTGTGATATCTGAAACATTGCTTGTTTCCAGGAAAGGTAGTGCAAATTGGTCCTAAGTCCTTCCTAACACGCACTTAAGCTGATGTTTACAGATTTGAATGCGTCTATGAGACGAATCGATCTTTTTTGTAAGCTCGTCGCTCCCGTGGTGGTTTCACTGATGGATGGCTTGCTCTCCACCAAGGTGGCGATCTGGGCTGTCCTTGGAGTGAACGTTACGGTCGTTCTCGTTGAGTACTTTGCCATTGCAGGGGTAAGCCTCCATTCGTGATTGGGGTTGACGGTGGTTCTTACAATGATAGGTATACCACTCTGTTCCTCAGTTAGATCGAAGCCATGAAAGACAGGCCgcggatgatgaagaggacgaacAACAGCCGCTTGAAGAACATCTTGCCCAGAATATATTCGCCCAGTACATCCGGAGGACCGTCGCACCGTGGCGGGAATATGTAGGCCAGTCAGTCTTTTTAGCTTCCTTCGCCTTGAGCCTCCTCTACCTTACTGTTCTGTCTTTCGGTCCTACTATGGTGACATTCCTGCTGCACTCCGGCTTTAGTTCGCTAGATGTCAGCGCCATGAGGATTGGAGCCGTCTTAACGGAGATATCAGGGACATGGATGGCCCCTTTGCTCATGGATCGTATCGGACCTATACGTTCAGGGCTGTGGTTCCTCAACTGGCAGTTCGGCACATTGGCCGCCGCAGTGGCTGCTTTTGCCTTTGCAAGCGACAGGCCTCGCCTAGTTGCGGGATGTCTCATTACAGGTGTAGCGCTGAGTCGGTTGGGATTATGGGGTTTCGATCTATCTGTGCAATTTCTGGTGCAGGAGGTACGTCACTCATCCTTCCTTTCTAGAAAATGCTAATGGATATCTATAGAACATTGATCCGAGTAGCCGAGCTCGGTTCTCGGCGACAGAGATGGCACTGCAAAGTGTTTTTGAAATGATATCATTCGCGACGACAATTTTCTTTGCCGATCCTGATCAATTTAAGTATCCAGTTTATATCAGCTACGGGGCTATTGCTCTTGCTGCGGTGTGTTTTGCGGCCTATGTGCGCCGCGAGAGAGGCCATCTTATACACACATCTAAATGTATGGGAGACAGCAGGCTATAGTTCTAACTAAATAAACTATATAGACAACATGAATTCAAACTACTCTGCGGATGTTTTGGGTGTTTGTATAGATTTGCGTAATCAATGCGGGGACGGATTTCTTCCCCGCAACACCAACATACCCCCACCACGTGGTgccatttctcctttcatAAACAAAGTTATCGGCCGAAATGGAGGTATGTTACTCCCATCAAGTCTTCAGAGCTTCTCTACTAATAACATGCTAGGCACCGCCCAAAGCCCGCGGACCCGGCCGTTCAGGGCCTCGCCGCCGCACAGGCTGCCTCACCTGTCGAGCTCGCAAAGTCCGCTGCGACGAGACGAAACCAACCTGCGCCAATTGCACTCGTCTGCGGTTGCAATGTGTCTACAAGAGTGTTATCATACCGGGAATGCGCATACCCCGGGCTCAGTCGGCACGCGCGAGGTCGGCATCAAGTACGACTGCGGCTGAAGCGTCGCCCGAGTCAAATGATGGGGTTATAGGGACCGGTGTCAGAGCGAGCGAGAATCGGCATCGCAGGCCTCAGCAAGTTACGCCGTTTCCAACCTTTAGTCCCAGTGGGCCATCTCCTGATTTCAACCCACCCTTTGACATGCTAGGATTCATTGGCGAAATCACCTCCGATTTTCAGCAAAAGCATCACGATCTCACGAACGGGGAAACTATTGTGGCCTCCTCGGCGGCTATGCAAGAGATAGACGGCGGCCACCTTTTCGACCAACGCCATGTTGCTTGGGATTCTGGGGAGGTGGAAATGGGTAGTCCTGGGATTGGGGTCGTACCCGACCCAACCTCGCCTCAGGGGACTATCGGAATAGGAGTCTGGGAGGAAcaactgctgcagcatttccGCGAGAACGAAGCACCACCTACAATATTCGCACCAGTCGACTTGGAGTGGAGATATGTGAGAGATACTATTTTCGCTGAGTCGAATCGGAGCGCACCCGGTTGTCATGCGATTCTGTTGGCTGTATACTGCTACTCAGACATGCATTTGGCGTGGGTAGACCGCAAACAACCGAAAATGGGTCCAACCTACCATGCTCAAGCGAGTTCCGAGATTCAGGCTTTTCTGCTGGGGGATCCAAATGAAGTATTGCTGAAGAGGGTGCTTATGagtgtgctgctgctgatgttggctGAGGTATGCCCGTCCTTTTCTACACCTTACTCCAAGAGAACAAAGCAGGACATATGCGCCTATATTGACAGAAAGCAGCTCATATCCCCCGAAACCTGGCGCCCAGCGGTCCCTTACCTACACACCTCTTACCTTCTCCTCCGACGCTTCCAACCGCAGATTGAATCCTGGACAGGTCTCGCGCATTTCATCGCGTCATGTGTTTCTCTCCTCGACGTCAAAGCACTGATCGCCGGACGAGACGGCGAGCCCCTCGCTGAATTAGGAGACCTCACCTCCGAAAACAATACCATCTCTACCCCTACTACCTCCCCCCCAGACTCAGCCGAGGATGATCTTTTTGCAACAACTCCACCCCCAGCATACATAGTAACCCGCACCATCACCTCGCCAGCCTTCACCTTTTTTCTCGCAACACAGCAAGTCACCCGGCGCATCATTATGATAGacctccaccaccgcagCCGAGGAACGGTATCCGACGAATTCGAAGTGCTACAGATCGCACATGCTATTTCCGCAGACCTCGAGAGTCTCTGGAACAAAAGGCCAAGAATACTGGACCTCTACGAGCTCTCCTCGTCACAATTGACATCTCCCAGCAAGGACGGGAAAGCGTCGCTGCTCGAAGTATTGGCACCACCACTCGCAGTGAGAATCGTCAGCACGTTTCGCTCCTATGTCGCGAATTTCCTGGCATTGTTTATATACCTTCACCGCGTGGCGTTCGCCATATATCCACGCACGGATAGGGTATATGCAGCCGTAGACCAGATTATTAGgctggcgaaggaggagagtTCTTCCCTTACCTCCAGTTCTACAAATAGCAACTCCAATAGCCATGAACCTCCCTCAGAATCCGGCACAGAACCAATCCCCATAAGCTTCCTCTGGCCGCTCTTCATCGCGGCCCTTGAAGGTTCATTCGAGCAGCGCAGTTGGATTGCGAACGAGATCCAGCGTATGGCATCATTAGCCCCCCCAGCTCATCCAAATGCAGGCAAGGCCCTTCTACTTCTTAAAGAGATGATGAGACGCCAGGATGCGTCGAGAACTTGGGCGGACTCGAAGTGTGTGCGGAGGGAGCTTTTTACGGATTTCTTTGTTATGATATAAACTTTTTCATCTATATACCATATCAGTTTGTCATTCATAATCTGTATATACCTATGATGCTAATGACTTGGATCTTAATTAGAACTGTTTTACAACCCTCTGAAACCTCGGCGGCTTCCGCATGAACTTCTCCCGTCCTGGGTCGTCCCTCGCACCCGCCTTCCAATAGTCATACTCCATCCAGGCATTCTCCGTCATCTGCGCCTCGGTGGCTTCCAAAAAGTCACCTAGATCCGGGTTGAGAGGGATGACCCCGGTCTCCAGGACGTACTGGTCCCAGAGCTTGAGCAATTTCTGCAGCCGTTCTGGATATTTCTCCGCTAAATCATTAATTTCACCAGGGTCTTCAACGAGGTTGTAAAGCTGCCACCGCTCCGGACCCTTTGGCTTGGGAATGTACACAATCTTCCAGTCGCCGAAGCGTAAGGCAGCACGTCCACAGGTCTCCCAACCTTGGATAAAGTCCTTCTCGTGGATACGTTCGCTTGCACCTGTTGCCCACGCGTGGAAGGATTTTCCTCGCATAGACACGACTTCGCGGCCTTGATATGTTGGGGCAGGATGAGCGACGCCCGCCATGGAGAGGATTGAGGGCGCTAGATCCATCACCGTTGCGAATTGATCTGTGATTGCCCCATTAGAAGCCTGGGGAGCCGTCTTCGTTGACGAAGGGAACCGTGCTAAAAACGGAACGCGAACGCCCCCCTCCGTTGTGTACGCTTTGTACAACCTGCTCGGCGCCGTGGCAGCTTGTGCCCAGCGTGGCCCGTACCAAATGAAACTATCCCCGTTCCCGAGATTCTCGTAGCTGTTATTGTAGTATTTTAGTAGGTGTGGAAGAACACCGCTCTGCACGAGGGGATATGCCTCGTACGCAGCTCCTTCAGCGCCGTTATCGGACATAAAGCAGACGAATGTGTTGTCCAGCTCACCGATGCTGTCCAAGTAATCGACGATCTTGCCCACGTTGGCGTCAATACACTCGACCATCCCTGCAAAGACTTCCATCGCGCGGCAGGAgagtttcttttcctccggcGTGAGTTCTTCCCAGGGTTTACCTTCGCCTTCGTCGACGACAACGGGATGAGGCTGTACATCCTCCCGAATCATGCCAAGTTTCTTGAGGCTTGCAAGGCGTTTGAGACGTAGTGCGTCGGGTCCGTCGTCGTACACGCCGCGGTAGTGGTCGATATATTCCCGGGGTGCTTGCAGCGGCCAGTGCGGCGCTGTAAAGGGCAGGTATGCGAAGAAGGGCttgtcttcgtcctctttcttgttcttgtgccAGTCGACCAGATACTCGCGCATTTTATCCCCATACCCATTAGAGGAGTACCACCCCTCCGGCAGACTGCGGACATACTTGTCGTCTTCCATATGCAGCGCTATATAGCTAGCTTCAAGGAAAGTTGGCGTCTCATCTTGATCGCGGAGCTGCGGCTCGTACGCATAATGGTTCGAGCAAGCGGGGAGATGGGCAAGAGAACGATCGAATCCCCGCTTATACGGTGAGCGCTCCGGCGTGAGACCTAGATGCCATTTGCCCGACATGAGGGTGTGATAACCCGCGTCGCGCAGGATCTCGGGCAGCGCAACGACTCGCTCATTCAGGTACCCCTCGTACCCCGGCATGCCGCGCTGCGGGGCAGTGTCTGTACTCGACCCCTTGGGGCCATTCTGTCCGGAAATGTTGGTCCATTCGATAAGGTTGCCCAGACCGGCGATATGGTGGTCGGTACCGGTCATGATCATGGCCCGGGTGGGGCTATTGGAGTGTTACTCTCTATCcttgcaaaaaaaaagggtaTATGTTGGCAAGACGTACGAACAAGCTGCCGCAGCATGGAAATCCGTAAACCGCACACCTTTCTGCGCGAGTTTGTCGATATTGGGCGTGCGGATCTCGCTGCCGTAGCAGCCTATGTCGGAGAAGCCCAGATCAtcggcgacgatgacaagGAAGTTTGGGCGTTTGACTGGAGCCATCCTTGGTGTTGTCTTGGTGGTGTCTGGGGCAATGAGGCTGGAGTTCTAAACCCaccatcatgaagctgagaTCGCTTGTATATAGTTCTACCATGATGCCCATCGTCTATCGGCTGTCGGCAGCTATAACAGTATTGGACGGTTTTCCAGACTCTCAAGACTTCATCAAGGGGAAAGCCGATGGTGCCATCTTGCGCCATCTCGGCCGTCGGCTGCATTACCTTTTGGAGGTATAAATGCGCGTCACTTAACAAAACATCAGGACAGAACTTACAGAAGCAATATACATATTTGTataacaaaaaaaaaaccgaTACAATC
It contains:
- a CDS encoding putative iron-regulated transporter (transcript_id=CADANIAT00007643) codes for the protein MESEPLVPHEAPSSSPASNRVLLRLYTSHFLSTWNSRMFEFGAVVFLASIFPGTLLYASVYALVRSLFAVLFSSWLGSLVDRTDRLSAIRHSIIWQRIPVAVSCVCLGLLLRSPPGHLSRLLFIALVLLAGVEKLAATVNTVSVERDWAVVISETLLVSRKDLNASMRRIDLFCKLVAPVVVSLMDGLLSTKVAIWAVLGVNVTVVLVEYFAIAGVYHSVPQLDRSHERQAADDEEDEQQPLEEHLAQNIFAQYIRRTVAPWREYVGQSVFLASFALSLLYLTVLSFGPTMVTFLLHSGFSSLDVSAMRIGAVLTEISGTWMAPLLMDRIGPIRSGLWFLNWQFGTLAAAVAAFAFASDRPRLVAGCLITGVALSRLGLWGFDLSVQFLVQENIDPSSRARFSATEMALQSVFEMISFATTIFFADPDQFKYPVYISYGAIALAAVCFAAYVRRERGHLIHTSKCMGDSRL
- a CDS encoding arylsulfatase (transcript_id=CADANIAT00007645) translates to MAPVKRPNFLVIVADDLGFSDIGCYGSEIRTPNIDKLAQKGVRFTDFHAAAACSPTRAMIMTGTDHHIAGLGNLIEWTNISGQNGPKGSSTDTAPQRGMPGYEGYLNERVVALPEILRDAGYHTLMSGKWHLGLTPERSPYKRGFDRSLAHLPACSNHYAYEPQLRDQDETPTFLEASYIALHMEDDKYVRSLPEGWYSSNGYGDKMREYLVDWHKNKKEDEDKPFFAYLPFTAPHWPLQAPREYIDHYRGVYDDGPDALRLKRLASLKKLGMIREDVQPHPVVVDEGEGKPWEELTPEEKKLSCRAMEVFAGMVECIDANVGKIVDYLDSIGELDNTFVCFMSDNGAEGAAYEAYPLVQSGVLPHLLKYYNNSYENLGNGDSFIWYGPRWAQAATAPSRLYKAYTTEGGVRVPFLARFPSSTKTAPQASNGAITDQFATVMDLAPSILSMAGVAHPAPTYQGREVVSMRGKSFHAWATGASERIHEKDFIQGWETCGRAALRFGDWKIVYIPKPKGPERWQLYNLVEDPGEINDLAEKYPERLQKLLKLWDQYVLETGVIPLNPDLGDFLEATEAQMTENAWMEYDYWKAGARDDPGREKFMRKPPRFQRVVKQF
- a CDS encoding Zn(II)2Cys6 transcription factor (transcript_id=CADANIAT00007644) is translated as MEAPPKARGPGRSGPRRRTGCLTCRARKVRCDETKPTCANCTRLRLQCVYKSVIIPGMRIPRAQSARARSASSTTAAEASPESNDGVIGTGVRASENRHRRPQQVTPFPTFSPSGPSPDFNPPFDMLGFIGEITSDFQQKHHDLTNGETIVASSAAMQEIDGGHLFDQRHVAWDSGEVEMGSPGIGVVPDPTSPQGTIGIGVWEEQLLQHFRENEAPPTIFAPVDLEWRYVRDTIFAESNRSAPGCHAILLAVYCYSDMHLAWVDRKQPKMGPTYHAQASSEIQAFLLGDPNEVLLKRVLMSVLLLMLAEVCPSFSTPYSKRTKQDICAYIDRKQLISPETWRPAVPYLHTSYLLLRRFQPQIESWTGLAHFIASCVSLLDVKALIAGRDGEPLAELGDLTSENNTISTPTTSPPDSAEDDLFATTPPPAYIVTRTITSPAFTFFLATQQVTRRIIMIDLHHRSRGTVSDEFEVLQIAHAISADLESLWNKRPRILDLYELSSSQLTSPSKDGKASLLEVLAPPLAVRIVSTFRSYVANFLALFIYLHRVAFAIYPRTDRVYAAVDQIIRLAKEESSSLTSSSTNSNSNSHEPPSESGTEPIPISFLWPLFIAALEGSFEQRSWIANEIQRMASLAPPAHPNAGKALLLLKEMMRRQDASRTWADSKCVRRELFTDFFVMI